In one window of Macrotis lagotis isolate mMagLag1 chromosome 5, bilby.v1.9.chrom.fasta, whole genome shotgun sequence DNA:
- the CRK gene encoding adapter molecule crk isoform X2 has product MAGNFDSEERSSWYWGRLSRQDAVALLQGQRHGVFLVRDSSTSPGDYVLSVSENSRVSHYIINSSGPRPAAAAPPLPLPPAAAQPGPGLNPSRLRIGDQEFDSLPALLEFYKIHYLDTTTLIEPVPRSRQHSGVILRPEEAEYVRALFDFNGNDEEDLPFKKGDILRIRDKPEEQWWNAEDSEGKRGMIPVPYVEKFRPASASVSALIGGR; this is encoded by the exons ATGGCGGGCAACTTCGACTCGGAGGAGCGGAGCAGCTGGTACTGGGGGCGGCTGAGCCGGCAGGACGCGGTGGCGCTGCTGCAGGGCCAGCGGCACGGGGTCTTCCTGGTGCGGGACTCGAGCACCAGCCCCGGGGACTATGTGCTCAGCGTCTCGGAGAACTCGCGCGTCTCGCACTACATCATCAACAGCAGCGGCCCGcggcccgccgccgccgccccgccgcTGCCCCTGCCGCCGGCTGCCGCGCAGCCCGGGCCCG GGCTGAATCCCTCCAGGCTCCGAATAGGAGATCAAGAGTTTGATTCATTGCCTGCTTTACTGGAATTCTACAAAATACACTATTTGGACACTACAACTTTGATAGAACCCGTTCCCAGATCCAGGCAACATAGCGGAGTAATTCTCAGGCCAGAGGAAGCGGAATATGTGCGAGCTCTCTTTGACTTTAATGGGAATGATGAAGAAGACCTTCCGTTTAAGAAAGGAGACATCTTGAGAATCCGGGATAAGCCTGAAGAGCAGTGGTGGAATGCAGAGGACAGCGAAGGCAAGAGGGGAATGATACCAGTCCCTTACGTCGAGAAGTTTAGACCTGCTTCCGCCTCAGTATCAGCTTTGATTGGAG